A genome region from Altererythrobacter aquiaggeris includes the following:
- a CDS encoding Hsp20 family protein, translated as MNRLDCTPYRRSTVGFDRLFELMESQARQNGADNYPPFNIERRDEDTYRITLAVAGFTPADLDITAQQNLLIIQGKKQDEPTETEMLHVGIANRGFERRFELADYVSVANADLASGLLVVDLVREVPDAMKPKKIKVNQHPVIEGNKSA; from the coding sequence ATGAACCGTCTAGATTGCACCCCGTACCGCCGCAGCACTGTTGGCTTTGACCGTCTGTTCGAGCTGATGGAATCGCAGGCTCGCCAAAATGGCGCTGACAATTACCCCCCCTTCAATATCGAACGGCGTGATGAAGATACGTACCGTATCACTCTCGCAGTGGCCGGCTTTACCCCGGCCGACCTCGATATCACGGCGCAGCAGAACTTGCTGATTATTCAGGGCAAGAAACAGGACGAACCAACCGAAACTGAAATGCTGCATGTCGGAATCGCGAATCGCGGGTTTGAACGCCGTTTCGAACTGGCCGATTATGTCAGTGTGGCAAATGCCGATCTGGCCAGCGGTCTGCTGGTCGTGGATCTGGTTCGCGAAGTTCCCGATGCAATGAAGCCGAAGAAAATAAAAGTGAACCAGCATCCAGTAATCGAAGGCAATAAATCAGCCTGA
- the grxC gene encoding glutaredoxin 3 — protein sequence MSTPIVEMYTKFGCGYCARAKRLLESKGAEYTEYDITMGGPKRDEMQSRVPGANTVPQIIIGGQTVGGSDELAALERAGKLDALLGL from the coding sequence ATGAGCACACCGATTGTCGAGATGTATACCAAGTTTGGTTGCGGTTATTGCGCAAGGGCAAAACGGCTTCTCGAATCAAAAGGTGCCGAATACACCGAATATGACATCACGATGGGTGGTCCCAAACGTGACGAAATGCAGAGCCGCGTTCCGGGCGCAAACACCGTCCCGCAGATAATCATAGGCGGCCAGACCGTTGGCGGGTCGGATGAGCTGGCCGCGCTCGAGCGTGCTGGCAAGCTGGACGCATTGCTGGGCTTGTAA
- a CDS encoding carbon-nitrogen hydrolase family protein: MPRIALLQMTSGIDPLANRDSIVNAIGEAAAAGASMLFTPEMCGMLDKDRGRAAAKIAAEEACPVLAGVRRAAERSGITVALGSLAVETPDGMWANRSILVGPDGDISARYDKIHMFDVDLASGESWRESSAYTAGSEVVTADTPLGRLGLSICYDIRFPALYDELGKRMCDVIAIPAAFTVPTGAAHWHVLQRARAIEASAFVVSAAQVGHHEDGRMTFGHSLVVDPWGDIILDMGGERAGLGFAEIDLESLARVRQQVPSLANRRPIAGQLPDKL; encoded by the coding sequence ATGCCGCGCATTGCGCTTCTCCAAATGACAAGCGGCATTGATCCGCTGGCAAACCGTGACAGCATCGTAAACGCCATTGGCGAGGCCGCGGCGGCCGGGGCAAGCATGCTGTTTACTCCGGAAATGTGCGGTATGCTCGATAAAGACCGGGGCAGGGCGGCAGCAAAGATCGCCGCTGAAGAGGCTTGTCCAGTGCTCGCCGGAGTTCGCCGCGCAGCCGAGAGGTCCGGAATAACCGTGGCATTGGGCTCGCTGGCCGTTGAAACGCCGGATGGAATGTGGGCGAACAGATCAATTCTGGTCGGCCCGGACGGCGACATCAGCGCCCGGTATGACAAAATCCACATGTTCGATGTCGATTTGGCAAGCGGCGAAAGCTGGCGCGAATCCAGTGCCTATACTGCCGGATCGGAGGTTGTTACCGCGGACACGCCGCTGGGCAGGCTTGGGCTGTCGATTTGTTATGATATCCGGTTTCCCGCACTGTACGATGAATTGGGCAAAAGAATGTGCGATGTTATCGCAATTCCGGCAGCATTTACCGTGCCAACAGGGGCAGCCCACTGGCACGTTCTGCAAAGGGCGAGGGCGATTGAAGCAAGCGCATTTGTTGTCTCTGCGGCTCAGGTGGGACACCATGAGGATGGCCGGATGACATTCGGTCATTCTCTCGTCGTCGATCCGTGGGGCGACATAATTCTCGACATGGGCGGAGAAAGGGCTGGATTGGGCTTTGCCGAAATTGATCTGGAAAGCCTGGCGCGGGTCCGCCAGCAAGTGCCCAGTCTTGCCAATCGCCGGCCAATCGCCGGCCAGTTACCTGACAAATTATGA
- a CDS encoding DUF1178 family protein — MIVFDLCCANGHVFEGWFASSSEYDGQNERGLIICPDCASSHIFKAPMTPAVPAKGNRQKAAAQAATDVSSARIPPDVAKAIDALAKAQAKALQNSTWVGDRFADTSRAIHYGDREDVPIHGKATKDEAKSLAEEGIEVTPLPFPIVPPDDLN; from the coding sequence ATGATTGTGTTCGACCTTTGTTGTGCCAACGGCCATGTTTTCGAGGGGTGGTTCGCCTCGTCTTCCGAATATGACGGGCAGAACGAGCGGGGATTGATCATATGCCCCGATTGCGCGTCATCACACATATTCAAAGCGCCAATGACGCCCGCAGTACCCGCCAAGGGCAACCGGCAAAAAGCCGCTGCGCAGGCCGCGACAGATGTCAGTTCCGCCCGCATCCCTCCGGACGTGGCGAAGGCGATTGACGCGCTTGCCAAAGCGCAGGCGAAGGCTCTTCAGAATAGCACCTGGGTCGGCGACCGTTTTGCAGATACTTCGCGAGCGATCCATTACGGCGACAGGGAAGATGTGCCGATCCACGGCAAAGCGACGAAGGATGAGGCCAAAAGTCTGGCCGAAGAGGGCATCGAGGTGACGCCGCTTCCTTTCCCGATTGTGCCGCCCGATGATTTGAACTGA